The Brassica napus cultivar Da-Ae chromosome A2 unlocalized genomic scaffold, Da-Ae chrA02_Random_6, whole genome shotgun sequence genomic interval ATATTCCGGCCACAACGCTACACCCAGTTGATCAGCTTAGCAAGTGAAACCAACTTCCtaccaggtaaaaaaaaaaaaaactctctcacacaaaaataaatcctaatttttttccaaacaaCCAAATTATTCCTACAGATGTTGTTGGCCGCATTTGCCTCATCCAAGGAAGTGATTTATATAACCACTACACAGATTCAAAAATCATCATTGGATTACGTTTAGACAGGTACaaactttttattaagtaataattggtttacaactaaacaaaatctaatacaataattatttgtaGATCGAAATTGGTACGTCTAACTTTATGGGACAAGGAGGCATCTAATTTCAGGGAGTTAAATCGCATATCAACAAGGAAAAAACAAGTCGTAATCATCACAAGTATCATTCCACGGATACATGAaggtaataaactaaacataaacttTACAAAAAACTAAATGCTAACAAATATTTGCCTTTTTCAGAAAAACTATCACTCACAGCAACACCTGGAACGCGCTTCTACTTTAACAACGAAATTGATATCATTCAACGCTTccaaaagaggaataaactgCTATCTTAAGCCTCATAGCAAACACCACCAGTcaacttttaaaacatttacgTTACCACTTCCTACGTCAATTAAATTGTCACACACAAAGATTATTTTCTCATTCAAATATCGAATTCctcaaaactatttattattcatacttacagttgttttttaaaaaaaaatgatcaccGTTTCGAACTTCTCCCctgtataaaaaaacaaaacttaacttatcctttcagaaaccaaaaaacacacaattttaattcacctgatttttattaaacatgTAATCCGCGCGCAGCGCGGACGCCGGCCCTAGTATAGTATaaagaagaaacaaagggaCTCGATATTTAGCTGATGTGTCACTTTATCATTGGTTTATCACTTTGTTTTGTGGGCCCAGTAAAGGAAAAGTCCGCAAATTTTTTTCACAAAACTTTTGTTCGATTTTGAAAAGGATATACTACTATATTAATTGATtgtgaaagttaaaataaaaaaaatgtttttactttgaaaatctcgagagaacaaaaaaagtggaaaacaaaaaaatgatgacaGCGAACCTATGCATATGCGTATGGGTTATGATGGACTCACCTTCTGCACaaacattaatatttgttttcagCCTTGAAATTTGAATTATACCCCCCAAGTGGGCCTAACAATATGtccattataaaatttaaacctactaatattttaaaaataaaacacaagtacaaattttttttttttaaaataaatattttcacgtCTTTGTCGAAAACCCAAACATATTGTAAATAGTCCTTTCTAACGTTAATCGAAACCGAGTAACGTAGATGATAGTCCCTTCTAACAGTTTGACGATATATAAATAGGAGTGTCAAAAATACAAATGTACAAGTAATTtcagagagggagagggagtaATAAAAGTGGAATTCAAAGATCAGAGACTATCGATTAGATTCTTTTCCAAAAATCCGTTGAAGTACTCGTAGGGTTTACGTGATTTTGTCTAGTTAGTCGATATCTTTCCTCTTCTAAGCttcattttatagtttatacatTTAGGGCATTGGACTTTGATGCCATTTGTAAACTAATAGCTCATCGTTTTGAGCTATTAATTAAGAGTATCAttggtaaaatataaaaaacaagtATGTAATTTCTTAGACTCATTGGTTCAAATATAGCGGTTGTATTGTAAGTGCATATATATCCATGAACTTTTAGATGTAggtgtttgtttttattttaacattgtGAAGCGATTTACACAactgatttgttttaaaaaaaaaatatttttgtttaactaTCCACAACTGTAAAAACTATAAACTTTTTTCAGTTTTTCATCTTTCTAAATTTGAAACGTTACGAAATAATGGACAAGAAGTGTTTCTTGTTATTGTCAAACACCAACATATATAACCGATCAAGAAGATATTacccattttttaaataatcaaagaACCAAAATGTTAAGAAGCATTGGAGTTATGCATATCGGTAAACcaagaaaaaataacatttgtACCAACCAAATTCGGTTTAAGTATATAGCAGttgacaaacaaacaaaattaagCAAAGAAAGTATCAGCAACTTTGCTCTTTCTCCGTTCAGCTCTTGTACAACCCTTAGCCCATCTCTTAGCATCAGAAACATATCTATCTCTCTCCAAACCTTCATCTCCTTCATTAACAGTTGACCCTTCAACTTTCTTCCCCTTATCTACTCCTCGTCCATATCTAATGTCATTTCCCTTATCTTTCCTCGCTATGTACTCAACCAAGACCTCCAATGCCTCCACTACTTCTCTGATTGTTGGCCTAGCTTTTGCGCGTTCCCGCAGACACATATACGCTAACTGAACGGCTCTTCTCACAGCTTCTTCCAAGTACGGATCACCTTGTATTCCTAACATCGGATCTGCAATCTTTCTTATGTTTAGGTTCCTGAAATATGGCAGTGCCTGTAAAGCACCAGCAAAGAGTCATCATAATTCATAAGATCATTTGGTTGCGTATGAAAGAAGCAACATCGATAAAACGTTCACCATAACAATAacttaactaaattaaaaaaaaaaaaaaattctcggCTAGCTGcgtttatatatattgattttttaaaattttgggaatTCAAAACTAATGTTTCATGTGGCTATGCCCAGAATTGTCATAGTCAAAACCATATATTTCTTCAGCGTTTAGGGTTAGTCAATATATGTTCGTACGTAAAATCATATTTAGAGAGTTACCCATCTAACAAGCAAACGTTGTGCACCCATGGTTGAGTCCCCAATAGGTTTGCGTCCAGTGATAAGCTCCAACAGCACAACTCCAAAGCTATAAATATCAGACTGCAGCGTCAGTTGCCCAGTAGCCGCGTACTCGGGTGCACAATACCCTAGCGTTCCCATAACTCTAGTAGTGACATGAGACATGCCTTCATTCGGACCAATCTTTGCAAGCCCAAAGTCAGAGAGCTTCGGTTCAAACCCATGGTCCAGCAGTATG includes:
- the LOC106402119 gene encoding uncharacterized protein LOC106402119; the protein is MYQRFEEGKIYHIRYFNLLPNNQRYRLTDQPYIINIKETTTITLIQENIAPIPSYIFRPQRYTQLISLASETNFLPDVVGRICLIQGSDLYNHYTDSKIIIGLRLDRSKLVRLTLWDKEASNFRELNRISTRKKQVVIITSIIPRIHEEKLSLTATPGTRFYFNNEIDIIQRFQKRNKLLS